From Cellulomonas fimi ATCC 484, a single genomic window includes:
- the ahcY gene encoding adenosylhomocysteinase: protein MASFSEVPDRYRVRDLGLAAAGRHQVRLAEHEMPGLMALRAELGGAQPLAGARITGSLHMTVQTAVLVETLVALGAQVRWASCNIFSTQDEAAAAVVVGPDGTHARPAGPAVFAWKGETLEEYWECTRQALLWPDGGGPDLLLDDGGDATMLVHEGARAEAAGAVPEDPPPGDPTRSEELLVVRRLLRRSLGQDPQRWSRVAAGVVGVSEETTTGVHRLYRLAAAGELLFPAINVNDAVTKSKFDNRYGIRHSLPDGLDRATDVLIGGKVAFVAGYGDVGKGAAEALRGQGARVLVSEVDPICALQAAMDGFQVVRLDDVVGEVDFVVTATGDRGVVTVEHLAAMKDKAVVGNIGHFDDEIDMAGLAAHPGVRRTEIKPQVHEWTFPADPATGRPERSVVVLSEGRLLNLGNATGHPSFVMSTSFTNQVIAQVELFTRPDAYDRSVHRLPKVLDEKVARLHLDALGVRLTRLTPQQADYLGVDVDGPYKPEHYRY from the coding sequence ATGGCGAGCTTCAGCGAGGTTCCCGACCGGTACCGCGTGCGCGACCTCGGGCTCGCGGCGGCCGGTCGCCATCAGGTGCGGCTCGCCGAGCACGAGATGCCCGGGCTGATGGCCCTGCGCGCGGAGCTGGGTGGTGCGCAGCCCCTCGCGGGCGCGCGGATCACGGGCTCGCTGCACATGACCGTGCAGACCGCGGTGCTCGTCGAGACCCTCGTGGCGCTCGGTGCCCAGGTCCGCTGGGCGTCGTGCAACATCTTCTCGACGCAGGACGAGGCGGCCGCCGCCGTCGTCGTCGGCCCGGACGGCACGCACGCGCGCCCCGCCGGGCCCGCGGTGTTCGCGTGGAAGGGCGAGACGCTCGAGGAGTACTGGGAGTGCACGCGGCAGGCCCTGCTGTGGCCGGACGGCGGCGGCCCGGACCTGCTGCTCGACGACGGCGGGGACGCGACGATGCTCGTGCACGAGGGCGCGCGCGCCGAGGCCGCGGGTGCCGTGCCCGAGGACCCGCCGCCGGGTGACCCCACCCGGTCCGAGGAGCTGCTCGTCGTCCGACGCCTGCTGCGTCGCTCGCTCGGGCAGGACCCGCAGCGCTGGAGCCGGGTCGCCGCGGGGGTCGTCGGGGTGTCCGAGGAGACGACGACGGGCGTGCACCGGCTCTACCGGCTCGCCGCCGCGGGCGAGCTGCTGTTCCCCGCGATCAACGTCAACGACGCGGTCACGAAGTCGAAGTTCGACAACCGCTACGGCATCCGCCACTCCCTGCCCGACGGCCTGGACCGGGCCACCGACGTGCTCATCGGCGGCAAGGTCGCCTTCGTCGCCGGGTACGGCGACGTCGGCAAGGGTGCGGCCGAGGCGTTGCGGGGCCAGGGGGCACGCGTGCTCGTCTCCGAGGTGGACCCGATCTGCGCGCTCCAGGCGGCCATGGACGGGTTCCAGGTGGTGCGCCTCGACGACGTCGTGGGCGAGGTCGACTTCGTCGTCACGGCGACCGGCGACCGCGGGGTCGTGACCGTGGAGCACCTCGCGGCGATGAAGGACAAGGCCGTCGTCGGCAACATCGGGCACTTCGACGACGAGATCGACATGGCGGGCCTGGCCGCGCACCCGGGCGTGCGCCGGACGGAGATCAAGCCGCAGGTGCACGAGTGGACCTTCCCCGCCGACCCCGCGACCGGCCGTCCGGAACGGTCCGTCGTCGTGCTGTCGGAGGGGCGCCTCCTCAACCTGGGGAACGCGACCGGGCACCCGTCGTTCGTCATGAGCACGTCGTTCACCAACCAGGTGATCGCCCAGGTCGAGCTGTTCACCCGGCCGGACGCGTACGACCGGTCCGTCCACCGACTGCCGAAGGTCCTCGACGAGAAGGTCGCCCGCCTGCACCTCGACGCGCTGGGGGTCCGCCTCACGCGCCTGACCCCGCAGCAGGCGGACTACCTCGGCGTCGACGTCGACGGACCCTACAAGCCGGAGCACTACCGGTACTGA
- a CDS encoding DUF58 domain-containing protein: protein MTLTWRAVALVAAGVPVLLLLPSTGTVLVWGLVCLALCVLDALLAASPRQVAVRRDVPQSVRLTEQATSTLTLTNVGSRRLRGLVRDAWPPSASAVQDRHRVDVPAGDGVRVRTVLRPTRRGDAHADRVTVRASGPLGLAGRQASLTVPGRLRVLPEFASRRHLPSRLARLREMDGRAAVQVRGPGTEFDSLREYVIGDDVRAIDWRATARRGDVVVRTWRPERDRRVLIVLDTGRTSAVRVLDAPRLDASIEAALLLSALATRAGDRVELLAYDRRARARVAGTAGPRLMPALADALATTAPELVESDWPGVVTQVRSRLSQRALVVLLTSLDAAAVERGLLGVVGQLTSRHQVVLASVADPETAALRADGGDAHTVYDAAAAERAELEREAVAVRLRQRGVEVLDALPDDLAPRLADTYLALKAAGRL from the coding sequence GTGACCCTCACCTGGCGCGCGGTGGCGCTCGTCGCGGCGGGCGTGCCCGTGCTGCTGCTGCTGCCGTCGACCGGCACCGTCCTGGTGTGGGGGCTCGTGTGCCTCGCGCTGTGCGTCCTCGACGCGCTCCTCGCGGCCTCCCCCCGACAGGTCGCCGTCCGGCGGGACGTGCCGCAGTCGGTGCGCCTGACCGAGCAGGCGACCTCGACGCTGACCCTGACGAACGTCGGCTCGCGGCGGCTGCGGGGGCTGGTCCGCGACGCGTGGCCGCCGTCGGCGTCCGCCGTGCAGGACCGGCACCGGGTCGACGTCCCGGCAGGCGACGGCGTGCGCGTGCGGACGGTGCTGCGGCCCACGCGCCGTGGTGACGCGCACGCCGACCGCGTCACCGTGCGCGCCTCGGGCCCCCTCGGCCTCGCCGGGCGGCAGGCGTCGCTCACCGTCCCCGGGCGGCTCCGGGTGCTCCCGGAGTTCGCGTCGCGCCGCCACCTGCCGAGCCGCCTCGCACGGCTGCGGGAGATGGACGGCCGGGCAGCCGTGCAGGTCCGCGGACCGGGCACCGAGTTCGACTCGCTGCGCGAGTACGTGATCGGCGACGACGTCCGGGCGATCGACTGGCGGGCGACGGCACGCCGGGGCGACGTGGTCGTGCGGACCTGGCGGCCCGAGCGCGACCGGCGTGTCCTCATCGTGCTCGACACGGGCCGCACGTCGGCCGTGCGCGTGCTCGACGCACCACGGCTCGACGCGTCGATCGAGGCGGCTCTCCTGCTGTCGGCGCTCGCGACGCGCGCGGGCGACCGGGTCGAGCTGCTGGCGTACGACCGGCGCGCGCGGGCCCGGGTGGCGGGCACGGCCGGGCCGCGGCTCATGCCGGCGCTCGCCGACGCGCTCGCGACGACCGCGCCCGAGCTGGTCGAGAGCGACTGGCCGGGCGTGGTGACGCAGGTGCGGTCGCGGCTCAGCCAACGTGCGCTCGTGGTGCTGCTGACCTCGCTCGACGCCGCCGCCGTGGAGCGCGGCCTGCTCGGCGTCGTGGGACAGCTGACGTCGCGGCACCAGGTCGTGCTCGCGTCCGTCGCGGACCCGGAGACGGCGGCGCTGCGCGCCGACGGGGGCGACGCGCACACGGTCTACGACGCCGCGGCCGCCGAGCGCGCCGAGCTCGAGCGCGAGGCCGTGGCCGTGCGGCTGCGTCAACGCGGCGTGGAGGTTCTCGACGCGCTGCCGGACGACCTCGCGCCGCGGCTCGCGGACACCTACCTCGCGCTCAAGGCGGCAGGCCGGCTCTGA
- a CDS encoding stage II sporulation protein M, with product MDLDAYQAARTESWQRLDRLVRLRRRTGAEADELVRLYQSAATDLSVIRSAAPDPEAVSRLSQLVARARAAIVGGHDPSWRIVAAFVGQHLPAALYRIRWWTVAVMLAFVVLAVVSGVWVATQPEALAAMGTPAYQQEYVDTAFAEYYDPGAGFAAMVWTNNAWIAAQSVASGITGIGPVYVQVANAISVGATGGMMAEHGELALFLQLIAPHGLLELTAIFVSGAAGLRLFWTWVDPGPRTRGRALAEEGRAFFTVALGLVGVLAVSGVVEGFVTGSDLPWGVKVAIGALVLAAFWAYTLVLGRRAVRAGATGDLEADRAGYVVPQAG from the coding sequence GTGGACCTCGACGCCTACCAGGCCGCACGCACCGAGTCGTGGCAGCGCCTCGACCGCCTCGTCCGCCTGCGTCGGCGCACGGGGGCGGAGGCCGACGAGCTGGTCCGCCTCTACCAGTCCGCGGCCACCGACCTGTCGGTCATCCGGTCCGCCGCCCCCGACCCCGAGGCGGTGAGCCGGCTCTCGCAGCTCGTCGCACGGGCGCGCGCGGCGATCGTCGGCGGTCACGACCCCAGCTGGCGCATCGTCGCCGCGTTCGTCGGGCAGCACCTGCCGGCGGCGCTGTACCGGATCCGCTGGTGGACGGTCGCGGTGATGCTCGCGTTCGTCGTGCTCGCCGTCGTGTCGGGCGTGTGGGTGGCGACGCAGCCCGAGGCGCTCGCCGCGATGGGCACGCCGGCCTACCAGCAGGAGTACGTGGACACGGCGTTCGCCGAGTACTACGACCCGGGTGCCGGGTTCGCCGCCATGGTGTGGACGAACAACGCGTGGATCGCGGCGCAGAGCGTCGCGTCCGGCATCACGGGCATCGGACCCGTGTACGTGCAGGTGGCGAACGCGATCAGCGTGGGTGCGACCGGCGGGATGATGGCCGAGCACGGCGAGCTCGCGCTGTTCCTGCAGCTCATCGCCCCGCACGGGCTGCTCGAGCTCACGGCCATCTTCGTCTCCGGAGCCGCAGGGCTGCGCCTGTTCTGGACGTGGGTCGACCCCGGGCCGCGCACACGGGGCCGCGCGCTCGCCGAGGAGGGGCGCGCCTTCTTCACGGTCGCACTCGGGCTGGTGGGCGTGCTCGCCGTGTCGGGTGTCGTCGAGGGGTTCGTCACGGGCTCCGACCTGCCGTGGGGCGTCAAGGTCGCGATCGGTGCGCTCGTGCTCGCCGCGTTCTGGGCGTACACGCTCGTGCTCGGGCGGCGCGCGGTGCGGGCCGGGGCGACGGGCGACCTCGAGGCCGACCGCGCGGGCTACGTCGTACCGCAGGCGGGCTGA
- the mtrA gene encoding MtrAB system response regulator MtrA produces the protein MKGRVLVVDDDTALAEMIGIVLRSEGFEPVFCEDGDEALATFRATQPDLVLLDLMLPGRDGNEVCRQIRAESGVPIVMLTAKSDTVDVVLGLESGADDYISKPFKPKELVARVRARLRRSDEPAPEHLSIGDVSIDVPGHRVARAGRPISLTPLEFDLLVALARKPWQVFTREVLLEKVWGYRHAADTRLVNVHVQRLRSKIENDPEQPEIVVTVRGVGYKAGVTPT, from the coding sequence ATGAAGGGACGCGTGCTGGTGGTCGACGACGACACGGCGCTCGCCGAGATGATCGGCATCGTGCTGCGGTCGGAGGGTTTCGAACCGGTCTTCTGCGAGGACGGGGACGAGGCGCTCGCGACGTTCCGGGCGACCCAGCCCGACCTCGTGCTGCTCGACCTCATGCTGCCGGGCCGCGACGGCAACGAGGTGTGCCGGCAGATCCGGGCGGAGTCGGGCGTGCCGATCGTCATGCTCACCGCCAAGAGCGACACGGTCGACGTGGTGCTCGGGCTCGAGTCCGGGGCGGACGACTACATCTCGAAGCCCTTCAAGCCCAAGGAGCTCGTGGCGCGCGTGCGCGCCCGGCTGCGGCGCAGCGACGAGCCGGCGCCGGAGCACCTGTCGATCGGTGACGTGTCGATCGACGTCCCCGGCCACCGCGTCGCGCGCGCCGGCCGGCCGATCTCGCTCACGCCGCTCGAGTTCGACCTGCTCGTGGCGCTCGCGCGCAAGCCGTGGCAGGTCTTCACCCGCGAGGTGCTCCTGGAGAAGGTGTGGGGCTACCGTCACGCGGCGGACACGCGCCTGGTCAACGTGCACGTCCAGCGGCTGCGCTCGAAGATCGAGAACGACCCGGAGCAGCCGGAGATCGTCGTGACCGTCCGGGGCGTCGGCTACAAGGCGGGCGTGACGCCCACGTGA
- a CDS encoding AAA family ATPase gives MLDKAPAAVPAPVGAPGTPPAPSAALRSALADVRLEVGKAVVGQDAAVSGLVIALLCRGHVLLEGVPGVAKTLLVRTLSAALHLSTKRVQFTPDLMPGDVTGSLVYDARTAEFSFREGPVFTNLLLADEINRTPPKTQASLLEAMEERQVSVDGTPRPLPDPFLVIATQNPVEYEGTYPLPEAQLDRFLLKLTLPLPERDEEVEVLARHAGGFDPRDLAAAGVRPVADAQLLAAARAEVARVQVSHEVLGYVVDVCRATRRSPSLSLGVSPRGATALLATSRAWAWLSGRGYVTPDDVKALAHPTLRHRVQLRAEAELEGVTTESVLDTVLASVPVPR, from the coding sequence GTGCTGGACAAGGCCCCTGCGGCGGTACCCGCGCCCGTCGGCGCTCCCGGCACGCCGCCCGCGCCGAGCGCTGCGCTGCGCTCCGCCCTCGCGGACGTCCGGCTCGAGGTCGGCAAGGCCGTCGTCGGGCAGGACGCGGCCGTCAGCGGCCTCGTCATCGCTCTGCTGTGCCGCGGGCACGTGCTGCTCGAGGGCGTGCCGGGCGTCGCCAAGACGCTGCTCGTGCGCACGCTGTCCGCGGCGCTGCACCTGTCGACGAAGCGCGTGCAGTTCACGCCCGACCTCATGCCGGGTGACGTGACGGGTTCGCTCGTCTACGACGCGCGCACCGCGGAGTTCTCCTTCCGCGAGGGTCCCGTCTTCACCAACCTGCTGCTGGCGGACGAGATCAACCGGACGCCCCCGAAGACGCAGGCGTCGCTCCTGGAGGCCATGGAGGAGCGGCAGGTGTCGGTGGACGGGACGCCGCGCCCGCTGCCGGACCCGTTCCTCGTCATCGCGACGCAGAACCCCGTCGAGTACGAGGGCACGTACCCGCTGCCCGAGGCGCAGCTCGACCGGTTCCTGCTCAAGCTCACGCTCCCGCTGCCGGAGCGCGACGAGGAGGTCGAGGTGCTCGCACGGCACGCGGGCGGGTTCGACCCGCGCGACCTCGCCGCCGCCGGCGTCCGCCCCGTCGCCGACGCGCAGCTCCTGGCCGCGGCACGCGCGGAGGTCGCCCGCGTCCAGGTGTCGCACGAGGTGCTCGGCTACGTCGTCGACGTGTGCCGGGCGACGCGCCGCTCCCCCTCGCTGTCGCTGGGCGTCTCGCCCCGTGGCGCGACGGCCCTGCTCGCGACGTCGCGCGCGTGGGCGTGGCTGTCGGGCCGCGGCTACGTCACCCCGGACGACGTCAAGGCGCTCGCGCACCCGACGCTGCGGCACCGCGTCCAGCTGCGCGCGGAGGCCGAGCTGGAGGGCGTGACCACCGAGAGCGTGCTCGACACGGTGCTCGCGTCCGTCCCCGTCCCCCGCTGA
- a CDS encoding RDD family protein — MATDEIVIGEGVLLDSRAASAASRLLAALLDLLVLGAVLTGLGILLAVVGPAAGTPTSEEAFRIGWVVTLATITVIYPTVLDTLTRGRSLGKLAVGIRVVRDDGGPIVLRQALVRALVGVVELWLTAGSVALICSMVHPRGKRVGDILAGTYAVRVRGGAQQRRPVEMPPWLAGWAQSADVARLPDGLALSVRQFLTRAPRLHPASRVELGSRLSAEVAQHVHPAPPPGTHPEAFLAAVLAERRTRELAAQLRQDARDAADARQLHRLPHGVPDPD; from the coding sequence ATGGCCACGGACGAGATCGTCATCGGCGAGGGCGTGCTGCTGGACAGCCGCGCGGCGTCGGCGGCGTCCCGCCTGCTCGCGGCGCTGCTCGACCTGCTCGTGCTCGGCGCCGTCCTCACCGGGCTGGGCATCCTGCTCGCGGTGGTGGGACCGGCGGCGGGCACGCCGACGTCGGAGGAGGCGTTCCGCATCGGCTGGGTCGTCACCTTGGCGACGATCACGGTCATCTACCCGACGGTGCTCGACACGCTGACGCGCGGCCGGTCCCTCGGCAAGCTCGCGGTCGGCATCCGGGTGGTGCGTGACGACGGCGGGCCGATCGTGCTGCGGCAGGCCCTGGTCCGCGCGCTCGTGGGCGTCGTCGAGCTGTGGCTCACGGCGGGGTCGGTCGCGCTCATCTGCTCGATGGTCCACCCGCGCGGCAAGCGCGTCGGCGACATCCTGGCGGGCACGTACGCGGTCCGCGTCCGGGGCGGGGCGCAGCAGCGCCGACCGGTCGAGATGCCGCCCTGGCTCGCCGGCTGGGCGCAGTCCGCCGACGTCGCCCGCCTGCCCGACGGCCTCGCGCTGTCGGTCCGGCAGTTCCTCACGCGCGCCCCCCGCCTGCACCCCGCGTCCCGGGTCGAGCTGGGCTCGCGGCTGTCGGCGGAGGTCGCCCAGCACGTCCACCCGGCGCCCCCGCCCGGCACGCACCCCGAGGCGTTCCTCGCCGCGGTGCTCGCGGAGCGCCGCACGCGCGAGCTCGCCGCACAGCTCCGGCAGGACGCACGGGACGCCGCGGACGCGCGTCAGCTGCACCGCCTGCCCCACGGCGTCCCCGACCCGGACTGA
- a CDS encoding winged helix DNA-binding domain-containing protein, whose protein sequence is MALLPPLTRVELNRALLARQHLLERATTGTVDAVEHLVGLQAQNAWSPYVGLWSRVAGFTHDDLGDALLDRRLVRTAVMRGTIHLLSARDARVLPTLTAPLYERDLLTNTQHGPALRTLDVAAVTARARTLVEEEPRPSTVLGRLLAQDWPDVAPTTLAYAARGTLPLVQVPPRGVWGRSGATTWTTTDAWLGAPDGTVPDVRDPDVLAAELERLVLRYLAAFGPASVADVQAWSGLTGLAAVVERLGDRVVRFAAEPAPGRSRPREVLDVPDGPRPPAQTPAPVRFLPDLDNVLLGHADRTRIVSDEQRRAMQSRNGVVPGTVLVDGEVAATWRVQRDRLEPGPGRRRRERATLVVTPFAPLAAHHRREVALEAEAFVTFFADDAAERSVVVT, encoded by the coding sequence ATGGCCCTCCTTCCCCCGTTGACCCGGGTCGAGCTCAACCGCGCGCTGCTCGCCCGCCAGCACCTGCTGGAGCGGGCCACGACCGGCACCGTCGACGCCGTCGAGCACCTCGTCGGCCTGCAGGCGCAGAACGCGTGGTCTCCCTACGTCGGCCTGTGGAGCCGGGTCGCGGGGTTCACGCACGACGACCTCGGTGACGCCCTGCTGGACCGGCGCCTCGTGCGGACCGCGGTCATGCGCGGCACGATCCACCTGCTGTCCGCACGCGACGCGCGCGTCCTGCCCACGCTGACGGCACCGCTGTACGAGCGCGACCTGCTGACGAACACGCAGCACGGCCCGGCGCTGCGCACGCTCGACGTCGCCGCGGTCACGGCGCGCGCCCGCACCCTGGTCGAGGAGGAGCCGCGCCCGAGCACCGTGCTGGGCCGTCTGCTCGCGCAGGACTGGCCGGACGTCGCGCCGACGACGCTCGCGTACGCGGCCCGCGGGACGCTCCCTCTCGTCCAGGTCCCGCCGCGTGGGGTGTGGGGGCGGTCCGGTGCGACGACGTGGACGACGACGGACGCCTGGCTCGGTGCGCCCGACGGCACGGTGCCGGACGTCCGCGACCCCGACGTGCTCGCCGCGGAGCTCGAGCGGCTGGTGCTGCGCTACCTCGCGGCGTTCGGCCCGGCATCCGTCGCGGACGTCCAGGCCTGGTCGGGGCTGACCGGGCTCGCGGCCGTCGTCGAGCGGCTCGGCGACCGCGTCGTGCGGTTCGCCGCCGAGCCGGCACCGGGGCGCTCCCGCCCGCGCGAGGTCCTCGACGTGCCGGACGGCCCGCGGCCACCCGCGCAGACGCCCGCGCCGGTCCGGTTCCTGCCGGACCTCGACAACGTGCTGCTCGGGCACGCCGACCGCACCCGGATCGTGTCGGACGAGCAGCGGCGCGCGATGCAGAGCCGCAACGGCGTGGTACCCGGCACGGTGCTGGTGGACGGCGAGGTCGCGGCGACGTGGCGCGTGCAGCGCGACCGCCTCGAGCCGGGACCGGGCAGGCGACGCCGCGAGCGCGCGACGCTCGTGGTCACGCCGTTCGCGCCGCTCGCGGCGCACCACCGGCGCGAGGTCGCGCTCGAGGCGGAGGCCTTCGTGACGTTCTTCGCCGACGACGCGGCGGAGCGCTCGGTCGTCGTGACCTGA
- a CDS encoding glycerophosphoryl diester phosphodiesterase membrane domain-containing protein: MTSPKDDAPRPPAWAAPGGGTPPPAPAAPPAPAPPAPAPPLPAPAAPGAPPAQQGWGSTTGGWGSPLPPPPAPGAAWRPPALQPGIVPLRPLGLGEILDGAFKAIRANPRVMFGLSAVVITVAVLVSSLLTWYVQGLVAGDVADLMADLDPSGATGLADQMSMLVGQALTAPLTSLATTILTGLLIVSVSRSVLGRTISIGEVLRSPRVWWVVGFTLLAGLVPLLAYAAVAGAVVGLVAADLVPAAVVVGLVGVLLLVVGLVWFTTRTLLVTPALMLEGKGFWSTVARAWRLTRGSFWRLFGIYLLVNILVGIVLQIILVPVSVIAMLVTQDPTATSFGSVVINGIGTTVGLTLATTFTAAVVALLYIDVRMRREGLDIELGRAAQAG, from the coding sequence ATGACGAGCCCGAAGGACGACGCGCCCCGCCCGCCGGCGTGGGCCGCTCCGGGCGGCGGGACGCCCCCGCCGGCACCGGCCGCGCCGCCCGCGCCTGCTCCGCCCGCGCCCGCTCCGCCTCTGCCCGCGCCGGCCGCGCCCGGCGCACCCCCGGCGCAGCAGGGCTGGGGCTCGACGACCGGCGGCTGGGGCAGCCCGCTCCCGCCGCCCCCGGCTCCGGGCGCCGCGTGGCGCCCGCCCGCGCTGCAGCCCGGCATCGTGCCGCTGCGGCCGCTCGGCCTCGGCGAGATCCTCGACGGCGCGTTCAAGGCCATCCGCGCCAACCCCCGCGTCATGTTCGGGCTCTCGGCCGTCGTGATCACGGTCGCGGTGCTCGTCTCGAGCCTGCTCACCTGGTACGTCCAGGGCCTGGTCGCGGGCGACGTGGCCGACCTCATGGCGGACCTCGACCCGTCCGGCGCCACCGGGCTGGCGGACCAGATGAGCATGCTCGTCGGCCAGGCGCTCACCGCTCCCCTGACCTCCCTCGCGACGACGATCCTCACGGGCCTGCTCATCGTCTCGGTCAGCCGCTCCGTGCTCGGCCGCACGATCTCGATCGGCGAGGTCCTGCGCTCGCCGCGCGTGTGGTGGGTCGTCGGGTTCACGCTGCTGGCCGGGCTCGTGCCGCTGCTCGCGTACGCCGCCGTGGCGGGCGCGGTCGTGGGACTCGTGGCAGCCGACCTGGTCCCCGCGGCCGTCGTCGTCGGCCTCGTCGGGGTGCTCCTGCTCGTCGTCGGACTCGTCTGGTTCACGACCCGCACGCTGCTCGTGACGCCCGCGCTCATGCTCGAGGGCAAGGGGTTCTGGAGCACCGTCGCCCGGGCGTGGCGGCTGACCCGCGGCAGCTTCTGGCGGCTGTTCGGCATCTACCTGCTGGTGAACATCCTGGTGGGGATCGTGCTGCAGATCATTCTCGTGCCGGTGAGCGTCATCGCCATGCTCGTGACGCAGGACCCGACCGCGACGTCGTTCGGCTCGGTCGTCATCAACGGCATCGGCACGACGGTCGGGCTCACGCTGGCGACGACGTTCACGGCCGCGGTCGTCGCACTGCTCTACATCGACGTCCGGATGCGGCGCGAGGGCCTCGACATCGAGCTCGGCCGCGCGGCGCAGGCCGGGTGA
- a CDS encoding DUF4350 domain-containing protein — translation MTTTVAPVVGDGTTARSRAAQRWRRLRLPLAIVGLLALAGLLAVLPAPRTSTDPYAPDNPDPTGARAAAEILRAQGVEIDYTRRLAEAVRDARDGSTLLVVGGDLVLDGDAVERLADTDADLVVVDAPFTLETLTDGALQGDGVGWETPTARAAACDDPDAVAAGTVTATGGLRATSSDAVVCFPAEGDAAGAGAYGVVDREQRVVGFADGAMLTNEHLASEGNAALVLRALGRHDHLVWYIPSYDDLGMADDEAGPGLGALVPPVVPLIGLHLLLVTLAAAVWRGRRLGRVVDEPLPVVVPAAETTRGRGRLYRRSRSRAHAAAALRAGTAARCARRLGLARSADAPVLIEAVERATGRPGRDVEALLYGPPPHDDLGLARLAQALDHLESEVHRS, via the coding sequence GTGACCACGACCGTCGCGCCCGTCGTCGGCGACGGGACGACCGCCCGCTCGCGTGCCGCGCAGCGCTGGCGGCGCCTGCGGCTGCCCCTCGCGATCGTCGGGCTGCTCGCCCTGGCCGGCCTGCTGGCGGTGCTGCCCGCGCCGCGCACGTCCACGGACCCGTACGCGCCCGACAACCCCGACCCCACGGGCGCGCGCGCCGCCGCGGAGATCCTGCGCGCGCAGGGCGTCGAGATCGACTACACGCGACGGCTCGCGGAGGCGGTCCGCGACGCCCGCGACGGCTCGACGCTGCTCGTCGTCGGCGGTGACCTGGTCCTCGACGGCGACGCCGTCGAACGGCTCGCGGACACCGACGCCGACCTCGTGGTCGTCGACGCGCCCTTCACGCTGGAGACGCTGACCGACGGCGCGCTGCAGGGCGACGGCGTCGGCTGGGAGACCCCGACCGCCCGGGCCGCGGCCTGCGACGACCCGGACGCGGTCGCCGCGGGCACCGTCACCGCGACCGGTGGCCTCAGGGCGACGTCGTCCGACGCCGTCGTCTGCTTCCCCGCCGAGGGCGACGCGGCGGGGGCCGGCGCGTACGGCGTCGTCGACCGCGAGCAGCGGGTCGTGGGCTTCGCGGACGGCGCGATGCTGACCAACGAGCACCTCGCCTCCGAGGGGAACGCCGCGCTCGTGCTGCGCGCGCTGGGCCGGCACGACCACCTCGTCTGGTACATCCCGTCGTACGACGACCTGGGCATGGCCGACGACGAGGCCGGCCCGGGCCTCGGCGCCCTGGTGCCCCCGGTCGTGCCGCTCATCGGGCTGCACCTGCTTCTCGTGACGCTCGCCGCTGCCGTGTGGCGCGGACGGCGCCTCGGCCGGGTCGTCGACGAGCCGCTGCCCGTCGTCGTCCCCGCGGCGGAGACGACGCGTGGCCGCGGGCGGCTGTACCGCCGTTCCCGGTCGCGGGCGCACGCCGCCGCGGCTCTGCGCGCCGGGACGGCGGCGCGCTGCGCCCGGCGCCTGGGGCTCGCACGCTCGGCCGACGCCCCGGTGCTCATCGAGGCCGTCGAGCGCGCCACCGGACGCCCCGGGCGGGACGTCGAGGCGCTCCTGTACGGCCCCCCACCCCACGACGACCTCGGCCTGGCGCGGCTCGCGCAGGCCCTGGACCACCTGGAGAGCGAGGTTCACCGATCGTGA
- a CDS encoding DUF4129 domain-containing protein: MTPVPAGLVAALRLDVPVQPDAPTARRWAEEELQQPEYHRGPSLLSRLLTWLREQLDSVPTLGLPSGVSVGVVVALAVVVTLGILWFLGPVRRSRRAAGSRAVLADDDTRTAAELRASADAAAAAGDWHRAVLDRFRAVVRALEERTVLDERPGRTAHEAVADAGRRLPTLADDLRAAGDVFDDVAYGDGRADADDDRRLRDLDERVRRARPVAPADADREQLVVPS; this comes from the coding sequence GTGACACCCGTGCCGGCGGGTCTCGTCGCCGCGCTGCGCCTGGACGTCCCCGTCCAGCCGGACGCGCCGACGGCCCGACGCTGGGCGGAGGAGGAGCTGCAGCAGCCCGAGTACCACCGCGGGCCGTCGCTCCTGTCGCGCCTGCTGACGTGGCTGCGCGAGCAGCTCGACTCCGTGCCGACGCTCGGGCTGCCGTCGGGCGTCTCCGTCGGGGTCGTCGTCGCGCTCGCCGTCGTCGTGACGCTCGGCATCCTGTGGTTCCTCGGGCCGGTGCGCCGGTCCCGTCGTGCCGCGGGCTCGCGTGCGGTCCTCGCCGACGACGACACGCGCACGGCCGCCGAGCTGCGGGCCTCCGCGGACGCGGCCGCGGCTGCGGGCGACTGGCACCGCGCGGTCCTCGACCGGTTCCGGGCCGTGGTCCGTGCGCTCGAGGAGCGCACCGTGCTCGACGAGCGCCCTGGACGCACCGCGCACGAGGCGGTCGCCGACGCCGGGCGTCGGCTGCCCACCCTGGCTGACGACCTGCGTGCCGCGGGCGACGTGTTCGACGACGTCGCCTACGGCGACGGCCGGGCGGACGCCGACGACGACCGTCGGCTGCGCGACCTCGACGAGCGCGTCCGACGGGCGCGCCCCGTGGCGCCTGCCGACGCGGACCGTGAGCAGCTGGTGGTGCCGTCGTGA